Proteins encoded together in one Apium graveolens cultivar Ventura unplaced genomic scaffold, ASM990537v1 ctg8048, whole genome shotgun sequence window:
- the LOC141704601 gene encoding 1-aminocyclopropane-1-carboxylate oxidase homolog 1-like produces the protein MGDYVQSMIKLRATLSELLSEALGLSSDYLSRIECMKSEFLTWLYYPACPEPDLAFGAPRHSDPTFLTILLQDTIGGLQFLHQDHWVDVPPIPGALIAHIGDLMQIISNDKFKSADHRVLAHSDQIRVSAACFLYPSAKNLLKPYGPIMELMSDSNQPMYKEIVPLEYALYHQSRAMDGTPTLSHYKL, from the exons ATGGGAGATTATGTGCAGTCAATGATCAAACTGAGAGCGACCCTATCGGAATTGCTATCTGAAGCTTTAGGGTTAAGCAGTGACTATTTGTCGCGCATTGAATGCATGAAAAGTGAGTTCTTGACCTGGTTATATTATCCGGCTTGCCCTGAGCCTGATCTTGCCTTTGGAGCTCCACGGCATTCAGACCCTACATTTCTAACTATACTACTACAAGACACAATTGGTGGCCtccaatttcttcatcaagatcacTGGGTTGATGTTCCTCCAATTCCCGGTGCTCTGATAGCCCACATTGGAGATCTTATGCAG ATTATTTCAAACGACAAATTCAAAAGTGCAGATCATAGAGTACTGGCACACAGTGATCAAATAAGGGTATCAGCAGCATGTTTTCTGTATCCGAGTGCTAAGAACTTACTGAAGCCATACGGCCCGATAATGGAGCTTATGTCTGACAGCAACCAACCTATGTACAAGGAAATAGTGCCCTTGGAATATGCACTCTACCATCAGTCCAGAGCAATGGATGGTACACCAACGCTTTCTCACTATAAGCTATGA